One Synechococcus sp. JA-2-3B'a(2-13) genomic window carries:
- the psbD gene encoding photosystem II D2 protein (photosystem q(a) protein), whose amino-acid sequence MTIAVGRVRQERGWFDIVDDWLKRDRFVFIGWSGLLLFPCAYLALGGWLTGTTFVTSWYTHGLASSYLEGCNFLTVAVSTPADSMGHSLLLLWGPEAQGDFTRWCQIGGLWTFVALHGALGLIGFMLRQFEIARLVGVRPYNAIAFSAPIAVFVSVFLIYPLGQSSWFFAPSFGVAGIFRFLLFFQGFHNWTLNPFHMMGVAGVLGGALLCAIHGATVENTLFQDGEAASTFRAFEPTQSEETYSMVTANRYWSQIFGIAFSNKRWLHFFMLFVPVTGLWMSSIGVVGLALNLRAYDFISQEVRAAEDPEFETFYTKNILLNEGIRAWMAPQDQPHERFEFPEEVLPRGNAL is encoded by the coding sequence ATGACCATAGCGGTAGGGCGCGTGCGTCAGGAGCGAGGATGGTTCGACATCGTCGATGACTGGCTCAAGCGCGACAGATTCGTGTTTATCGGCTGGTCCGGGCTGCTGCTGTTCCCCTGCGCTTACCTAGCCCTGGGCGGCTGGCTCACCGGCACCACCTTTGTAACTTCCTGGTACACCCACGGATTGGCCAGCTCCTACCTGGAAGGGTGCAACTTTTTGACCGTAGCCGTCTCCACCCCCGCCGACAGCATGGGGCACAGCCTGCTGCTGCTGTGGGGCCCCGAAGCCCAGGGGGACTTCACCCGCTGGTGCCAGATTGGGGGGCTGTGGACCTTTGTGGCCCTGCACGGAGCGCTGGGGCTGATTGGCTTTATGCTGCGGCAATTTGAGATTGCCCGGCTGGTGGGGGTGCGGCCCTACAACGCCATTGCGTTTAGCGCGCCGATAGCGGTGTTTGTGAGCGTGTTTTTGATTTACCCGCTGGGGCAGAGCAGCTGGTTTTTTGCGCCCAGCTTTGGGGTGGCGGGGATTTTCCGCTTTTTGCTGTTTTTCCAGGGGTTTCACAACTGGACGCTGAACCCGTTCCACATGATGGGGGTGGCTGGCGTTTTGGGTGGAGCGCTGTTGTGTGCCATCCACGGGGCGACGGTGGAGAACACCCTGTTTCAGGATGGGGAGGCGGCCAGCACCTTTCGGGCTTTTGAGCCGACGCAGTCGGAGGAGACCTACTCGATGGTGACGGCCAACCGGTACTGGAGCCAGATTTTTGGGATAGCGTTTTCCAACAAGCGGTGGCTGCACTTTTTCATGTTGTTTGTGCCGGTGACGGGTTTGTGGATGTCGAGCATTGGGGTAGTGGGGTTGGCGCTGAACCTGCGGGCGTATGACTTTATCAGTCAGGAGGTGCGGGCAGCGGAAGACCCGGAGTTTGAGACGTTTTACACGAAGAACATTTTGCTGAACGAGGGGATTCGGGCGTGGATGGCGCCGCAGGACCAGCCCCATGAGCGCTTTGAGTTCCCTGAAGAAGTCCTCCCCCGCGGCAATGCGCTCTAA
- the psbC gene encoding photosystem II reaction center protein CP43 — protein sequence MTSTTFGSAVVQDRTQGGFAWWAGNARLINLSGRLLGAHVAHAGLIVFWAGAMLLFEVAHFTPDRPMYEQGLILMPHVATLGWGVGPGGEVIDTYPYFVIGVLHLISSAVLGLGGIYHAIRGPETLEQSFPFFGYDWKDKNKMTTILGIHLILLGLGAFLLVAKAMWFGGVYDTWAPGGGDVRVITNPTLNPAVIFGYLFKSPFGGEGWIISVDNMEDVIGGHIYIGIICIAGGIWHILTKPFGWARRAFIWSGEAYLSYSLAAVSLMSFIATCYIWFNNTVYPSEFYGPTGPEASQAQALTFIVRDQRLGANIGQAQGPTGLGKYLMRSPTGEIIFGGETMRFWDVRAPWKEPLLGPNGLDLDKLKNDIQPWQARRAVEYMTHAPLGSLNSVGGVATEINTVNFTSPRTWLAAHNFIFGFLFFVGHLWHAGRARAAAAGFEKGISRENEPVYRMKPIR from the coding sequence GTGACCTCGACAACATTTGGTTCTGCAGTGGTGCAAGATCGCACCCAAGGCGGATTTGCCTGGTGGGCTGGGAATGCCCGCTTGATTAATCTCTCCGGTCGGCTTTTGGGCGCCCATGTGGCTCACGCTGGCCTGATCGTCTTCTGGGCGGGGGCGATGCTGCTGTTTGAGGTGGCTCACTTCACGCCGGATCGGCCTATGTATGAGCAGGGCCTGATCCTGATGCCCCACGTGGCCACTCTGGGCTGGGGGGTTGGCCCGGGGGGCGAGGTGATTGACACCTACCCCTACTTTGTCATCGGGGTGCTGCACCTGATCTCCAGCGCCGTGCTGGGGTTGGGGGGCATTTATCACGCCATTCGCGGCCCAGAAACTCTGGAGCAGTCTTTCCCCTTCTTCGGCTACGACTGGAAAGACAAGAACAAGATGACCACCATCCTGGGGATCCACCTGATCCTGTTGGGGTTGGGGGCTTTCCTATTGGTGGCCAAGGCCATGTGGTTTGGCGGTGTCTATGACACCTGGGCTCCAGGGGGTGGCGATGTGCGGGTAATTACCAACCCCACCTTGAACCCCGCTGTGATCTTCGGCTACTTGTTCAAATCTCCCTTTGGTGGGGAAGGCTGGATCATCAGCGTCGACAACATGGAGGATGTAATCGGTGGCCACATTTACATCGGCATTATCTGCATTGCCGGTGGGATCTGGCACATCCTCACCAAGCCCTTCGGTTGGGCCCGCCGCGCCTTCATCTGGTCTGGGGAGGCCTATCTCTCCTACAGCTTGGCGGCGGTTTCCCTGATGAGCTTCATTGCCACCTGCTACATCTGGTTCAACAACACCGTCTACCCCAGCGAGTTCTACGGCCCCACTGGCCCAGAAGCCTCGCAAGCGCAAGCCCTCACCTTCATCGTGCGCGACCAGCGCTTGGGGGCCAACATTGGCCAAGCCCAAGGTCCCACCGGTCTGGGTAAATACCTGATGCGCTCCCCTACGGGCGAGATCATCTTCGGCGGCGAGACGATGCGCTTCTGGGATGTGCGGGCTCCCTGGAAAGAGCCGCTGCTGGGCCCCAATGGGTTGGATCTGGATAAGCTGAAAAACGACATTCAGCCCTGGCAAGCCCGCCGTGCAGTGGAGTACATGACCCATGCGCCGCTGGGATCCCTGAACTCGGTGGGTGGTGTGGCTACCGAGATCAACACGGTGAACTTCACCAGCCCGCGCACCTGGTTGGCCGCTCACAACTTCATCTTCGGCTTCCTGTTCTTTGTCGGCCACCTGTGGCATGCCGGTCGCGCTCGCGCTGCCGCTGCTGGCTTTGAGAAAGGGATAAGCCGCGAGAACGAGCCGGTTTACCGGATGAAGCCGATCCGCTAA